Part of the Paludisphaera borealis genome, GACCCACGCGTGACGGGCGAGGCGAATTCGGCCGGGGAGGTTCCGTGGTCCCATCACCCATGAGCGGTCGCCTGAGCGTCTTAGTCCTGGCTTTGGTTCTCGTCGGTTCGGGATCGGCGGGAGAGCTTGAGCGTTTCGAGTTCATCGAGACGCACATGGGAAGCTCCTTCAAAATACTCTTATACTCAACCGACCCGGCGACCGCTAGACGCGCCTCCCGCGCGGCTTTCGATCGAATCGCCCGGCTCGACGCGATCCTGAGCGACTACCAGGTCGACAGCGAACTCTCGCGGCTGGGCGTGAAGGCCGGCGGCCCCGCCGTCGCGGTCGGCCCCGAGCTGTTCGACGTCCTGGAGAAGTGCAAGTTCTACTACGAGAAGACCGGCGGCGTTCTCGATCCCACCATCGCCCCGGTCGGCCGGCTCTGGCGGCGGGCGATCCGCGAGCGGAAGCTCCCCGATCCCCAAAAACTAGCCGAGGCCCGCGAACTCGTCGGCGCGGACAAGATGATCCTCGACCCCGTCGCCAAGACGGTCCGGCTGACGAAGCCCGGAATGAAGCTCGACGTCGGCGGGATCGCCAAGGGGATCGCCTCGCAGCAGGCGATCGACGTCTTGCGGGCCGAGGGGATCGACCGGGCCCTTGTCGGCGGCGCGGGCGACATCGTCTTCTCCGGCCCGCCCCCGGGCGCCGACGGCTGGACGATCGGCGTCGCCACGCTCACGCCGAACACGACCGAGCCGGAGATCTACCTCGCGCTCCACGACGGGGCGATCTCGACCTCGGGCGACGCCGAGCGGTACGTCGTCATCGACGGCCGCCGCTACTCGCACATCATCAACCCCGTCACTGGCCAGGCTGTCGAGGACCGCGCCAGCGTCACCGTCTTCGCTCTCGACGGCACGACCGCCGACGCGCTCGAAACCTCGGTCTACCTGCTCGGCCCCGAAAAAGGGCTGAAGCTCATCGACGACACTCCCGGCGCGGCGGCGATCTTCACCCGCGAGACCCCCGAGGGGGTCGTCCGCTACGAATCGAAGCGGTTCAAAGACCTGCCAAGGGCTCGGCCCAAGTCGTGAGCGTCCGGCAGGCAGCGGCGATGATGCATTACGAGCCCGAAGCGCCAACGAGCGAATGATTTCAACGGTCTACCGTCGATTCACTCGCTGGGCGCTTCGGGCTCGTGTTCGGACCCGGCCGAAAGCGATTCCCGCCCTTCATGAGGCCGGGCGTCCCAACGGCGTCACTTCCGCTGCTCGATGGGGACGTAGTCGGTCACGTTGGGGCCGGTGTAGATCTGGCGGGGGCGGGCGATCCGGCGTTTGGGGTCTTCGTTCTGCTCGCGCCACTGGGCGATCCAGCCGGGCATGCGGCCGATGGCGAACAGCACGGTGAACATGTTGGTGGGGATGCCGATGGCCCGCATGATGATGCCGCTGTAGAAGTCGACGTTGGGGTAGAGCTTGCGTTCGACGAAGTACGAATCCTTGAGGGCCATCTCTTCGAGCTGGCGGGCGACGTCGAGCAGCGGGTCCTTGACGCCGAGCTGGGCGAGCACCTTGTCGGCGCTCTGCTTGAGGATCTTGGCGCGGGGATCGAAGTTCTTGTAGACCCGGTGGCCGAAGCCCATCAGCCGGAAGCCGCTGGTGTGGTCCTTGGCGAGTTTGAGAGCGTCGGCGGCGCTGATGCCCCCCTTGTGGATCTTCTCGAGCATCTCGAGGACCGCCACGTTGGCCCCGCCGTGCAGCGGGCCCCAGAGGGCTCCCACGGCCGCGGCGCACGAGGCGTAGAGGTTCGCCTGGCTCGATCCGACGGTGCGGACGGTCGACGTGCTGCAATTCTGCTCGTGGTCGGCGTGCAGCAGCAGGATCAGGTTGAGCGCGTCGACGACCTCGGGGTCGGCGACGTGCTGGTCGTAGGGCATCGAGAACATCATGTGCAGGAAGTTCGCGACGTACGACAGCTTGGGGTCGGGATAGTTGAACGGCAGACCCATCGCGCGGCGGTATGAGTAGGCGGCGATCGTCCGCACCTTGCTGATCAGCCGCGCGGCGTCCTCCGCGAAGCACTCTTCGTCCGATCCGTCGCACTCGTTCTGGCTCGGGAAGCAGGCGATGGTGTTGACCATGGCCGACAGGATGGCCATCGGCGGCGAATCGACCAGGAAGCCTTCGAAGTGGTGCTTGAACGACTCGTGCAGCGGCGCGTTGCGGGTGAGCCGCTCGCGGAACACGTCAAGCTCGGCCTGGTTGGGGAGCTTGCCGAAGATCAAGAGCCAGGCGACCTCGATGAAGCTGGAGCTCTTCGCGAGCTGCTCGATCGGATAGCCGCGGTAGCGAAGGATGCCCTTCTCGCCGTCGATGAAAGTGATGGCGCTCGTGCAGGCGCCGGTGTTGCCGTAGCCGGGGTCGAGGGTGATCAAGCCGGTCTCGGACCGAAGACGCGCGATGTCCAGGCCCAGTTCGCCCTCTGAGCCTTCCACGACCGGCAGATCGATCGTCCGGCCATTGAATGTCAAAGTCGCATTCCGCGTCATCCCTCAATCTCCCAGCATTCCAAAGCCGCAGTCCGTCGTCATAGCGAATACTTCATTGTACACCGGGTTTTCGACTTGGGAATGATTCGCCGCGGAGCGCAGGCGGGGCAGCCGTAAACCTTGGTTCCGATGAGGGTTAATACTCTGTGAAGACGTCGCCGAGAGCACTTTACTTTTCGATCCCGGATGGAAAGAATAGGAGTTTGCCCGATTCGCGTGCTGTATGTCTTCGGGGTCGAGGGGCCAAACCGTGCATGAAGAGGCGATCCGCAAGGCCGATGTTCTGGTCGAAGCGCTTGGGTACATGCGCAAATTCCACGGCCGGTTCATAGTGATCAAGGTGGGCGGCTCGGTGATGGAGAATCCCGAGTCGCTGCGGGCGCTCCTGGTCGACGTGGTCTTCATGCAGACGGTGGGGATGCGCCCGGTCTTGGTCCACGGCGGCGGCAAGGCGATCACCGTGGCCATGGAACGGGCCGGGCTGACCCCGCGCTGGGTCAAGGGACGGCGGTACACCGACGACGCGACCCTCGACATCGTGGCCCGCGTCCTAGCTGAGGAGATCAACTCCGACATCGAGCGGCACATCAACAAGTTCGGCGGCCGGGCTTCGGGGTTGCATCACAAGACGCATCAATGCCTCTACGGCCGCAAGCTCCTCCTGCCAGGCGAAGACGGCGAGCTGGTCGACCTGGGGCGGGTCGGCGACGTGACCGAGGTCGACATCCCGCCGATCGAGAACCTCTGCCTGGCCGGGGTCGTCCCCGTGCTCCCCTCGCTGGCCGAGGACGAAGACGAAGACGGCAAGCTCCTGAACGTCAACGCCGACACCGCCGCCGCCGCCGTCGCCCAGGCGCTTCGGGCCGACAAGCTTATCTTCCTGACCGACACGCCGGGCATCCTCCTCGATCGCAACGAACCCTCCAGTCTGATCACGGGTCTGACCCCCGGCGAGTGTCGCGACCTGATCAACCGCGGGATTATCGACAAGGGCATGATCCCCAAGGTCGAGGCCTGCCTGACGAGTCTGGAAGCGGGCGTCCGCAAGACCCACGTCATCGACGGCCGGCTCCGCCACTCGCTCTTGCTCGAGATCTTCACCGAGACCGGGGTCGGCACCGAGATCGTCCAGGAGGAGAACGACGGCCGATCGTCTCCCCCCGGCCGGCGGCCCGTGGTCGTCCGCTGAACGTTGGTTTCTCGGTTCGTCTTCCGCGTTTCCGCCGCGGCCTTTTCCGCAAACGGCGGTGTTTCCCCCATCCGGAGTCCCTCAGTTGGCACACGCTCAGCTCGCGCATCAAAGCTCGCGGGAGACCATCGCCCAGTTCGACCGCTACGTCGTCCCCAACTATCGACGGTATCCGGTCGCGCTGGTGAGGGGCGAGAACTCCTGGGTGTGGGACGCCGAGGGGCATCGCTACCTCGACTTCTTCCCCGGCTGGGGCTGCAACCTGATCGGTCACTGCCCGCCCAAGGTCGTCGAGGCCGTCCGCGAGCAGATCGGCCAGTTGATCCACGTCCCCAACACCTGGTACATGGAATCCCAGGGGGCGTTCGCCCAGGCCCTCTCCGAGCGGAGCTTCGGCGGTCAGTGCTTCTTCTGCAACAGCGGAGCCGAGGCCAATGAGGCCGCCATCAAGCTGGCTCGGGCCTACGGCCATTCCAAGGGACGCTACAAGATCGTCACCATGGAAGGGGGCTTCCACGGCCGAACCTTCGCGGCGCTCACCGCCACGGCCCAGCCCAAGTACCACGAAGGCTTCGAGCCGATGGTCCCCGGCTTCGTCTACACGAAGTACGACGACCTGGAGGCGACGGCCCAGGCCGTCGACGACCAGACGGCCGCGGTCATGGTCGAGCCGATCCAGGGTGAGGGGGGCGTCAAGATCCCCTCGCCGGGCTATCTGGCCGGCCTGCGGCGGATCTGCGACGACCGCGGCGCGCTGTTGATCCTCGACGAGGTTCAGACCGGGATGGGGCGGACCGGCGAATGGTTCGCCTACCAGCATTCCGGCGTCGTTCCCGACGTTTTGACCTGCGCCAAGGCCCTGGCGGGGGGCGTCGCCGCCGGCGTCATGATCGCCCGTCCCGAGGTGGCCGAGGTCTTCAAGCCGGGGATGCACGCGTCGACCTTCGGCGGCAACCCGATCGCCTGCCGAGCCGGCCTGGCGACGATCGAGACGATCGAGGACGACGGCCTGCTCGAACGCGGCAAGGCGATCGGAGCGCGGTTCCGGTCGCAGTTCGAGGCCCTTCGCCAGGAGCTTCCCGAGAAGATCCGCGACATCCGGGTCCTCGGGGTGATGATCGGCCTGGACCTGACGTTCGACGCCTCGGACGTGGTCGCCCAGTGCCTGTCGCGCCGGCTCCTCATCAACGCCACGCACGGGCACGTCGTGCGGCTCTTGCCGGCTCTGACCATCAGCGACGACCAGATCGACCAAGGGTGCGCCATCCTGGCCGACGTCTTGCGGGAGGCAGTGATCTGAAACGCTCCAAGAAGTCCGACCCCCAGCACGCCGCCGGTCCCGACGGCCGTAACCGCCTCAACGGCGGCGGCTCCCCGCCGTCGTCGTCTCCGTCCTCGCCGCCCGTGTGCGCCGAGGATCGCGCGCGGCGACACTTCGTGGATCTCTTCGACATCAGCTCCGAGGAAGCTCACGCTCTGCTGGCCCGCGCCGTCGTGCTCAAGGCCGGCGGGCACGAGCCGAGGCGGACGACGCCGCTCCTGGGACGCAGCCTGGGCCTCGTCTTCGAGAAGCCGTCGCTGCGCACCCGCGTCAGCTTCGAGGCGGCTTTCGCCCGGCTGGGGGGGAGTTCGATCTTCCTCCGGGGCAAGGACGTGGGCATCGGCGTGCGCGAGAGCGTCGCCGACTTCGCCCGCGTCATCAGCCAGTACGTCGATGCGTTGGCCGTCCGCACCTTCGCGCACGCCACCATTGAGGAGTTGGCCCGCCACGCCACGATTCCGATCGTCAACGCCCTCTCCGACGACGCGCACCCGTGCCAGGCGATGGCCGACATGATGACGATTCTTGAGATCAAGAATCGGCTCGAAGGCGTCAGACTGTGCTTCGTGGGCGACGGCAACAACGTGGCGCGGTCGCTGGCCGTCGCCTCGGCCCTGCTGGGCGTCGAGTTCATCCTGGCGTGCCCGCCGGGGTATGAATTCCCCAAGGAGTTCGCGACCCGCTTCGCCGCGCGGTTCCCCGGGGTTCCGCTCCAGACCACGCACGACCCCAAGGCGGCCGCCGAGGGCGCCGACGCCCTCTACACCGACGTCTGGGCCAGCATGGGGCAGGAGAGCGAGGCCGATCACCGGCGCGAGATCTTCGCCCCGTACCAGGTCGACGAAGACCTGATGGCCCGCGCCCGGCCCGACGCCGTCTTCCTCCACTGCCTGCCGGCCCACCGCGGCGAGGAAGTGGCATCGGGCGTGCTCGACGGCCCCCAGAGCCAGGTCATCCCCCAGGCGGCCAACCGGATGTACTTCCAGATGGCCCTCCTCGAATGGCTCGTATGCGGGTCGATCGGCTGAAGCTCCGGCCAAACCCAGCCCGGTCTCTAACCCGTCAAGGAACATGATTTCATGGAACGCACGCAGGGACGCCGGGACGACGAACTTCGGCCGGTCGAGATCGTTCGGGGGTTCACGCCCAACGCCTCGGGGAGCGTGCTCTTCAAGGCCGGGGCGACGACGGTGCTGGTCACGGCCCAGATTTCCGACTCGGTGCCGCCGTTCCTGGATGGCAAGGGGGTGGGCTGGCTGACGGCCGAGTACGCGATGCTCCCCGGCAGCACGCCGACCCGCGTCCAGCGCCGGACCGACGGCCGCGCGACCGAGATCCAGCGGCTGATCGGCCGGAGCCTGCGCGCGATCGTCGACCGCAAGGCGCTCGGCCCGTGTACGGTCCACGTCGACGCCGACGTGCTCAACGCCGACGGCGGCACGCGGACCGCGGCGATCACAGCCTCGTTCGTGGCCGTGGCCGACGCACTCAAGCGTAAGTTCGGCGATCGCGCCGGGACGATCCTTCGCGACAGCATCGCGGCCGTCAGCGTCGGCATCGTGGCGGGCCGTCCGGTGCTCGACCTCGACTACCCCGAAGACTCGACGGCCGACGTCGACGTCAACGTCGTCCGACTCGGCGGCGGGGGACTGGTCGAGGTTCAGGGGACCGGCGAGGGGGGCGTCTTCTCGCGTCCCCAACTCGCCGAGCTGCTCGACCTGGCCGAAGCCGGAATCGACCGCCTCGCCACGCTCCAAAAAGAGGCCCTCGGTGCCGACTGGCCGTGGCCCGCGTGATCCCGGTCCCTCTCCTGGGTTGGGAGGGCGGAATCGCTCTGGGCAAGGTTCGGATCTTTTGCTAAAGTCCCGCCCATGTCTTGCCGGAGGGGACGCCCGCCCCGGCCGAAATCCGACCACCGGCAAGGATGACCGGGGCCAGAACTCGAAGTGGGACGATGGACCGATTCGGTCTACGACGCATTCCCACTTCATGATCCGACATGGAAGGGGATCGCCCATGAAATCGCCGATTGCCACCTTGGCGCTGCTCGGCTCCCTGGCGGGCGGCACCGCCTGGGCGCAGACCGCCCCGAAACGGGCCGCATCCGAGCCGCCGGCCGCCGCCGAGTTGCACGAAGACGCCGTCCAGAGCGCGATCAACGCGCCGACCGTCACGGCCGTTCCCGAGCCGACGCCCGTCGATCAGCTCAAGGCCCCGACCATCGACTTGCCCAACGACCCGATCGAGCCCTACCTGCTCACCAAGAACAACGGGCCGTTCATGGTCATGGCCAAGGTGTTCCGCGGTCCCGACAGCCAGAAGATGGCGCTGGCGTTGTGCAAGGAGCTGCGCGAGGAATACCACCTACCCGCCTACATCCTCCGCGACAAGGATTGGCCGGGCAAGCACAACATTCGCGGGATTCCCCCGCAGGCCGATCCTCGCGCCATTCAAGGCAATGTCAAAATACCCGAGAAGTTCCGGACGTATGACGAGGCGGCCGTCCTCGTCGGCGACGAGAAGACCCTGAAGGCCAGCGAGCAACTGCACCACAAGGTCAAGAAGATCAAACCCAAGTGCCTTGAGGGCATGTCGTCGATCTTCCCCTGGCGCGACGGCCTGATCAAGTCGATCCGCACGACCAACCCGTACGTCTCGGCCCAGGATCTGTATCCCCACAAGCGAGACGACCTGATCGTGCGGATGAACACGACCGCCTGGAGCATCGCCAACTGCCCTGGCCAGTACACTCTCCAGGTCGCCGAGTTCTCGGGCCGCACGACGTTCAACGAGAAGGACGAGAACTTCCGCGGTCCGCTGGCGCTGCTGAACAGCCCGCTGCGGAAGGCCGCCGGCGAGGCCGAGGAACTCGCGGCGGCCCTCAAGAAAGACCGCGAAGTCCAGCAACTGGGCCAGCCGATCTACGTCTTCCACGACCGCACCGCCAGCCGGGTCTACATCGGCTCGTTCCAGTCCGATCGCGATCCGCAGGCCGTGCAAGTCCGGGAAGCCCTTGTGAAAATGGCCGTTCCTCTGATGGATCGCAAGCGGACCGGCGGAGCCGTCGACACGATGATCGTGCCGGCCACGATGCTGACGGATCTCTCGGTCATTAAGACCCAGTTCGAGAAATGAGCCGGGGAGGCGCTGGCCGCCTCTTCTCGCTCGACTCGCCGTAAGCGAGAATAAGTCGTCGCCGCGCCGTCCCGACAGGGAGGGCGACGGCGGCGACTTCGTTCGTTTCCACCCTCGTCGCGGCCCGCGCCGCGGCGTCATCGAGACCGGGTTGACGATCCCCCATGAGCGCTCCGACCGCGTCCTCGCCTGCGTCCGCTCCCTTGATCCGCCTGGTGCTGGGTTCGCGCAACCGCAAGAAGTGCGGCGAGATGGCGGACCTGATCGCCCCCCCCTGGGAACGTCGGCCGTGGATGGATCGGATCGAGATCGGGTCGCTCGACGCCTATCCCGACCTGCCCGAGGTCGTCGAGGACGCCCCGGATTTCGCCGGCAACGCCCGCAAGAAGGCGTCGGAGACGGCCCTGGCGACAGGGAAATGGGTCCTCGCCGACGACTCGGGGCTGACCGTCGACGCGCTGGACGGCGCGCCGGGGGTCTACTCGGCCCGGTACGCGGGCGAGCCCTGCGACGACATGGCGAACTGCCGCAAGCTCCTGGAGGCCCTCGCCGCGACCGCCGACGCCCAGCGCGGGGCGGCCTTCCGGTGCGCCCTGGCCGTGTCCGACCCCGAGGGCAACATCCGGCTGGAAGCCGACGGCCAATGCCGCGGCCGGATCATCCGCGAGCTGCGCGGCGAAGGGGGCTTCGGGTACGACCCGATGTTCCTTATCCCCGAATACCACAAGACCTTCGGTGAATTGAGCCCCCTGGTCAAGCACCAGCTCAGCCACCGGTCGCGAGCCTTCGCCCACCTTCGCCCCCGGCTCGAAAAGCTGATCGCCGAGCTGGCCTCGGGCTGAGCCGGGCCGGGTCGGGCCGGCTTCGAAACGAGCCGTCCACCGGAAGCGGGTGAGCCGCCGGTGGACGTTCGTCGTTCAGGGAGCGCCGAAGGGGCTGTCCTGAATCGGGGGGTTGGGTTGGTTGCGCCGGTTCTGTCGGCTGGGGCTTAGTGGAACAGGCGGAGGCCCTTGCTGAAGAACGGGTGCTTGGCGTCGCAGGCGTCGCACGCGGGCAGCGTGGTCAGCGGCATGGTCGACTGCGGCGAGGCCACCACGGTCTGCGACGACGGCAGCACGGCCGGCGGGCACTGGGTGACGACGGGGACCTTGACGCAGACTTCCACCGGGACCTGCTTGCAGATCGTCCGGGGGACGCAGACCGTCTTGGTGTCGGCCACCTGGCGCTGGACGGTCACGGGATCGTAGACCACCTTGCTGTCGACGACCTGGCTGCACGTCGTGTACGGCACCTTGCGGGTGCAGGCGACCTGCTGCATTTCGCAGACGGTCACCGGGACGCACTTGACGCGCTGCTCGGTCACGGTCTCGCAGATGGTTTGCGGGACCTGCTTGACGCACTGCTCGGCGACCATCCGGCAGGTCGTGACCGGCACCTGGCAGGTGCGGGTTTCACTAACCATCCGGCAGGTCGTCACCGGAACTTGCTTGGACAGGGTCTCCGTCACGTTGCGGCAGGTCGTGATCGGAATCCGCTTCACGCAGGACTGGGGCACCATCCGGGTGACGGTGACCGGCACCTGCTTGGTGCGGCACTCGCGGATCAGCTTGGTGACCGTGTAGGGCACCTGCTTGACGCACTGCTCAGGAACATACGTCGTGACCGTGTACGGGTCTTGACGGTACTCGGTCTTGGAGCAGAGCTTGGTGACGCTCACCGGCACGCACCGGGTGACCGTGCGGGGCTGCATCGTGCAGACGGTGTACGGAACCGTCTTGGTGCAGGTTTCCTGGACGGTCCGGCAGACCGTGGTCGGGATCTGCTTGACGACTTCCTGGGCCACGTATTCGCAAACGGTGACCGGGACCTGCTTGGTCTGGACCTCGTTGACGATCCGGCAGGTCGTGACCGGCACCTGCTTGACGACCTCTTCCGAGACCATCTGGCAGGTGGTGACGGGGATCTGCTCGGTGACCGTGGTGGGCACCTGCTTGCAGACCGTGACCGGCACCTGCTTGCGGACCGTCTGCGACTCGTAGACCGTGCAGACCACGTCTTCGACGACGGTGCGCGGGCAGTTGACCGTCCGGGTGCACCAGGTTCCAGGGGTCTGGACGAGGCAGCCGTTGATGCAGACCGTCTTGCCGGGGACGTAGTACTGCTGGGTGACCGGCTCGCAGACCGTCTTGGAGACCTGCTTGACGATCGTCTTGGGGACGCAGACCGTCTCGCAGACGTCTCGCATGACCGTCTCGGTGACGGTCTGGCAGACCGTCTTGGAGACCGTCTTCAGGGTCGTGGTCTGGACCGGACGGCAGACCGTGTAGCGGCACTCCTTCATGACCGTCTCGCGGACGGGCCGCGAAACCGTGTACGAGCAGGTCCGCATCTCGGTCCGCTTCACCGGCACTTGCACGGTGTAGCGGCACTCCCTCATGACCGTCTCGCGGACGGGGCGCGAGACCGTGTAAGCCACCTGCTTGTAGGCGGTCTGACGGACGGGCGCCATCTCGGTGAACGGCTGGCTCTGCATGACGGTCGTCTGGACCGGCACTTGCACCGTGTACGGCACCGTCCGGTAGCAGGTCTTCTGGACCGGTCGCGACACCGTGTAGACGCAGGTCTTGTACGCCGTCTCCTGCACGGGACGGCAGAAGGTCTCGTTGACGGTCTTGAAGACGGTCTCCTGCACCGGCCGGCAGACGCTGTACGTCACGTCTTTGAACGACGTTTCGCGGACCTGCCGGTTGACGTTGTAGTAGCACGTCTTCAGGGTCGTTTCCCGCACCGGTCGGCTGACCGTGTAGGCCCGCGTCTCATAGTGCGTCTCGCGGACCGGCCGTTGGACCGTGTACGCGACGCTCTTCCAGACGGTCCGGGTGACCGGCCGCTGAACCGTGTAATTGACCTGCTGGCTCACCGTGCGATACACCGGGCGATTGACCGTGTAGGCCTCTTCCCGGACGTGATTCTGCACGATGTTCCGGACGGTCTGAACGGTCCGCGGCTGCATGACCGTCTCGCAGACGGTCCGCGTGTACGGGACCTGTTGCGTCTCATAGACGGTCTCCTGCACGTTCCGGAGGACTGTCTGACGCTGAAGTTGATATTGGGTGTGCCCGCAACATTCCTGGGGCACGGGGCAGATGCGCAGCGAGGCACCACCAGCATAACTAGCCTGTGCCGGGCGAGTGACGGCCCCGAGCCC contains:
- a CDS encoding FAD:protein FMN transferase, coding for MGSSFKILLYSTDPATARRASRAAFDRIARLDAILSDYQVDSELSRLGVKAGGPAVAVGPELFDVLEKCKFYYEKTGGVLDPTIAPVGRLWRRAIRERKLPDPQKLAEARELVGADKMILDPVAKTVRLTKPGMKLDVGGIAKGIASQQAIDVLRAEGIDRALVGGAGDIVFSGPPPGADGWTIGVATLTPNTTEPEIYLALHDGAISTSGDAERYVVIDGRRYSHIINPVTGQAVEDRASVTVFALDGTTADALETSVYLLGPEKGLKLIDDTPGAAAIFTRETPEGVVRYESKRFKDLPRARPKS
- a CDS encoding citrate synthase, which translates into the protein MTRNATLTFNGRTIDLPVVEGSEGELGLDIARLRSETGLITLDPGYGNTGACTSAITFIDGEKGILRYRGYPIEQLAKSSSFIEVAWLLIFGKLPNQAELDVFRERLTRNAPLHESFKHHFEGFLVDSPPMAILSAMVNTIACFPSQNECDGSDEECFAEDAARLISKVRTIAAYSYRRAMGLPFNYPDPKLSYVANFLHMMFSMPYDQHVADPEVVDALNLILLLHADHEQNCSTSTVRTVGSSQANLYASCAAAVGALWGPLHGGANVAVLEMLEKIHKGGISAADALKLAKDHTSGFRLMGFGHRVYKNFDPRAKILKQSADKVLAQLGVKDPLLDVARQLEEMALKDSYFVERKLYPNVDFYSGIIMRAIGIPTNMFTVLFAIGRMPGWIAQWREQNEDPKRRIARPRQIYTGPNVTDYVPIEQRK
- the argB gene encoding acetylglutamate kinase codes for the protein MSSGSRGQTVHEEAIRKADVLVEALGYMRKFHGRFIVIKVGGSVMENPESLRALLVDVVFMQTVGMRPVLVHGGGKAITVAMERAGLTPRWVKGRRYTDDATLDIVARVLAEEINSDIERHINKFGGRASGLHHKTHQCLYGRKLLLPGEDGELVDLGRVGDVTEVDIPPIENLCLAGVVPVLPSLAEDEDEDGKLLNVNADTAAAAVAQALRADKLIFLTDTPGILLDRNEPSSLITGLTPGECRDLINRGIIDKGMIPKVEACLTSLEAGVRKTHVIDGRLRHSLLLEIFTETGVGTEIVQEENDGRSSPPGRRPVVVR
- a CDS encoding aspartate aminotransferase family protein codes for the protein MAHAQLAHQSSRETIAQFDRYVVPNYRRYPVALVRGENSWVWDAEGHRYLDFFPGWGCNLIGHCPPKVVEAVREQIGQLIHVPNTWYMESQGAFAQALSERSFGGQCFFCNSGAEANEAAIKLARAYGHSKGRYKIVTMEGGFHGRTFAALTATAQPKYHEGFEPMVPGFVYTKYDDLEATAQAVDDQTAAVMVEPIQGEGGVKIPSPGYLAGLRRICDDRGALLILDEVQTGMGRTGEWFAYQHSGVVPDVLTCAKALAGGVAAGVMIARPEVAEVFKPGMHASTFGGNPIACRAGLATIETIEDDGLLERGKAIGARFRSQFEALRQELPEKIRDIRVLGVMIGLDLTFDASDVVAQCLSRRLLINATHGHVVRLLPALTISDDQIDQGCAILADVLREAVI
- the argF gene encoding ornithine carbamoyltransferase, whose protein sequence is MCAEDRARRHFVDLFDISSEEAHALLARAVVLKAGGHEPRRTTPLLGRSLGLVFEKPSLRTRVSFEAAFARLGGSSIFLRGKDVGIGVRESVADFARVISQYVDALAVRTFAHATIEELARHATIPIVNALSDDAHPCQAMADMMTILEIKNRLEGVRLCFVGDGNNVARSLAVASALLGVEFILACPPGYEFPKEFATRFAARFPGVPLQTTHDPKAAAEGADALYTDVWASMGQESEADHRREIFAPYQVDEDLMARARPDAVFLHCLPAHRGEEVASGVLDGPQSQVIPQAANRMYFQMALLEWLVCGSIG
- the rph gene encoding ribonuclease PH; this encodes MERTQGRRDDELRPVEIVRGFTPNASGSVLFKAGATTVLVTAQISDSVPPFLDGKGVGWLTAEYAMLPGSTPTRVQRRTDGRATEIQRLIGRSLRAIVDRKALGPCTVHVDADVLNADGGTRTAAITASFVAVADALKRKFGDRAGTILRDSIAAVSVGIVAGRPVLDLDYPEDSTADVDVNVVRLGGGGLVEVQGTGEGGVFSRPQLAELLDLAEAGIDRLATLQKEALGADWPWPA
- the rdgB gene encoding RdgB/HAM1 family non-canonical purine NTP pyrophosphatase; this translates as MSAPTASSPASAPLIRLVLGSRNRKKCGEMADLIAPPWERRPWMDRIEIGSLDAYPDLPEVVEDAPDFAGNARKKASETALATGKWVLADDSGLTVDALDGAPGVYSARYAGEPCDDMANCRKLLEALAATADAQRGAAFRCALAVSDPEGNIRLEADGQCRGRIIRELRGEGGFGYDPMFLIPEYHKTFGELSPLVKHQLSHRSRAFAHLRPRLEKLIAELASG